GCCTGCCGGTCCGCGCTGGTGCGCGCCGCGCTGTTGAGGCTGCGCACGCCGCCGCAGCAACCCGAGGGCATCGCGTTGGCGTTCCCCGTCGCGTACGGGATGCACGGCGCCAGCGACGACGCCACCTGACCGCAGGTGatcgccgccgacgacgacgccaccagcgccgccgccgcgaacaCCATGGCCAGGGCGAACACCGCCTGCATCTTCCTCATCGGAGCCATTGTGTTATACAATCGGTCGCGTGTGCTAATAAGCTGCTAACCAACTGCTAGCTCGATCGATGAGTGTGGATGGCTGTGGGGGATGGAATGAGCAGGATCATGAGGGTTTAAATAGATCAGGGAGGAGCTATAGGTAGCATGATTGAATAATGGTGGTGGATTAATGGCCATCGCTGCCAGGTCGTTGGCCGTTGGACTAGAGTACTGGAAGTAGTGCTGCAATTTTCCATCCATTTAATTTATCAGCTCATTTAATTTATCGGTCGCGAtccaagcccttgtttacttccggaggtgccaaattggcattttaccataaatgcgatactgtagcgtttcgtttgtatttgtgaattattgtccaaatattgactaattaggctcaaaagattcgtctcgcaaagtacaacaaaactgtgcaattagtttttgatttcgtctacatttagtactccatgcatgtaccgcaagtttgatgtgatggggaatcttctttttgcatagtgtcaaagttgggagtttggagggaagtaaacaagagcCAAATGTACGAAGAATGATGCATCACATATGTGGATGTTTCTCGCTTGTTATAAATTCCGAAATTTTACCTCTTCACTATGTACACACATCCAGTTACTGTGTTACATTCTGTACAACAAATGCACAGACTCCCATCCTACGTCCCCGCAAAACTAAACTAAATGGAGACAACTACTAAATCTTTTCTTGATTTGAAATAAAAAACATGATATCTCCTAAAACCGCAAGTCCGATTTTAGATCAATTTGAAGCAGGTTGTGTACCTAACACAACGAGATCCATAAAGGCTATATTTGATGAagtttttttaagtatataATTGTAACTAAGTTATACTTTGAGTCGAAGAACGTCTGCAACCCAATTGCAACTTAGACAACCAACCACATGACTCCACCTCACAACTCAACCCACCCACCAGGAAGCACACATGCAGGGAATTTTTTTCTTGATTCGAAACGAAAAAAATGCAATATCTCCTAAACCGCAGATCCGATTTTAGATCCGTTTGAAACAGGTTGTTGTAAAAATGTGCTTAACACAACGAGATCCATGAAAGCTATATTTGATGAAGTTTTTTTAAGTACGTAATTACAACGAAGTTGTACTTTGAGTTGCAAGAACGTCTGCAACCCAATTGCAACTTGATTGTAGCCTGTCACTTGTTACTTATTGTTGACgctggattttgacacgtgtatgAAATCAGCGTCAGAGAAGGAGAAAGGCGACCAGTACGGCagctagaagctacagttgggaatcggccgattaagctacagtgtttcggccgactgGCAGAGGGAGTTGATAaaggctggccgattgggagtcgGGATGGTTTGGCCGgtatgggcctaaggtgggccaagatgaagatTAGCTGAAGAtagagattggcccgtgggaaaataataaccaacttgggtacgagttgtgtttgtaaatatttattatcgTTTTAAATTAGAAATACAtactagtcggttaggaaattagttgtggtagggtataaatagctgcctcgagaggcttgtaaaacaacatcaatcaatacaacaactctactttttccttgtactttactttcaagtcggcgacttcgccaaaaacctttttctttcacgagttcgtacaggttggcaggactgcatcgacacgatctccggccgattctgtaagttccgcttatcgagtaatatctgaGCCTTAACTTCAGGTGCaacgctgttgtttcgtttagatttattcaccagttatcgatatcaactagaatcatatgttttacctgttattttagtttttatcaccagttatccagcttgaggtacGAACTGTTGGCTTTTATTACCTTTACCCTTTAtcatcacatagccgattagcgaactgtcggcttttattaCTTTTATCCTTTAtcatcacatagccgattagatctatcccaagtgtttcttctgtagtgttgtttaggttgctctagtagttttccttacaattgctacgtgattatcggctaTTTTATAGCCGGTCGTCTCTAccgtaaatcggccgattcgttgaTACACTTTTCAAGGCAGATCGGAAAcctagccgatcgaaacccccgGAATTTAATATtattctttccttgtcaatcaacaggtcagattgactggcacgttgcgcgaaccgcaccagggcaataacccaaacaggagctaatcagattctcccgggtcgtgtgtccgacgatgagggtcatcggccgatttttagcacCAACATTTATTGTTGTAATTATTTAATACTCAGTTGCAACCCAGTTGCTACTCTAATTGCACCCAGATATGCTTCCTATTGAATAGAATTGCAACCAGTTACTAGCCAATTGCAACTAGTTACTACTGATTGTAACTAGTTACTACTCAGTTGCAACATGGTTGGTACTCTAGTTGCAACAAGGTATGGTTGCAATTCAAAATTGTAACTTGATGTGATTATAGTGACTAGATGCATATAATACACAGAGTTATAACTAGTCGCAACTCGGTGGTAGACAGAGTTGTAATCGGTAGCACATTGATATGCAACTCGcttaaatgataaaaaaaatattcatattGGATCTAGTTTTGTTAAGCATAGTTTTTTTTGAGTCAGATGCAACAAACGGTTTGTCAATCGGGGTTATAGtttaaaagaaaattttgtttcaAAGATTCGAACCAACAAAAGATTACATGCATGCTGTCTGATGGGATTTGTATGCTAGATGGCTTTACGTGGTAGGTGAAAGATATAAATTAACTTAGGAAGTATGCACCACATGTTTGGTTGGGTGCGCTGGTTGCTCCAACCTGGTGCGCCCGTTGATCTAGGTGCATTCTATGTACAGGTACCCAAATGTATTATAGCACAATTAGAATTTTCGCAACGGCAACTGAGCTCTCTGCTTGCTGCCAACTTGCATTGATCAACCTAACTACTACAATAATGTTACGTGTGGCATTTTCTGCGATTCCCTGAGGAAGCGGCATCTCAACAGTAATAAGATCCAATAAGGATACCCTGCCGATGCGATGATGCATACATACATTCCAAGAAACCAGTTGTCACCATGCGTCGATCGCATTGTAAAGAAATTAACTAGCATTCCAAAAAGTAGTTTCCGGTCGCCGTCGTTTAGTAATCTCATGTTCAGGGTGTTGCAGTGTAGTTAACCTAGTTATCAGGTCAAGTAGCAAGCCCAGCTTCCATCAATCGATTCATCATTTGTATTTGACAGTAGTGGCGGCCTCAAAATGTTTGTTGCCACGTCTCTGTACATGGATGCAAAGACTAGCCAGCCAACAATGCAAGCTTCTATCCATCACCAGCAAACATTCCATTGCTATAGCTAACTGGcattgctctctctctctcttccataCGCACGTGGACGCTTCTCAGCCACGACCTTGTGTTCGCATGCAACCAACTAACTTCAATTCCAACTTCACATCATGCATGTTATTGTGTCTAGCGCCGTATTATTTGTTGGCTCCTTAATAATAAAGAGCTGATCATCTACAATATTTATTGTCTTAATAATAAGTAAATGAAGCAACTAAGTTTGTCTCGTAGAACCTATAGAATTACCATATCGTTTCTTTTTGTGGGTAAGAAAATTACCATATTATTAGCTagtaaagagagagagagagagagagagagagagagaaatatTGTGTGATCACCACAACGACAAGGATTGATCATGTGTATAGGCTGTCTTTTTCCTACTATATATTATAGCTACTAGCAGGTTCACGGGTTCTACATACGTTGACGCTCTCACTCTCTAACTGATTGATCATGATCACTCTTATTCGTCTCTATTAACAAAGACTGATCTTGTGTATAGGCGGTTGTCATATTTTCCTACCCTTGAACTGCCAAGGGAAcggtttaaatttttttaagtgCTCCAGCCAGGACCACTAGTCCAAAACCTGGTGAACCAACAGTAAATTAAACTTGCAGTGATGACAATTTCTTCGGTAGTGCTACTTCACAGTTTCTATATGTTGAAAATCTTGCTCTAGGACCTTATGCTTTCTACACTACTCAAACTCATAGCTCCATACTGCTAGTAGTTTGGTGCAAATTAAATCTCCCTTCACAGTAATATCTCATTTGGAAAGGAAACACTGCTCTTAAGGCCTTTTACtgacactactagagaaaatgGCTCTAGTgccggttgggaaccccctctagtactggtttcgcaaccggtactagtaattcggtactaaaggatattaaaaaaatttaaaaaacaaATCCCCGCCTGCAACCCCCcggccccaccccacccccaccaatggccaccgccgccagcccctccgCCCCCGCATCCGCAACCGCTGCcgaccaccaccgccagcccctccccccccccccccccccccccgccccacATCCACCTCCGCCTGCCGCCCCGCCTCGccccgccgtcgacgccgccaccacctcacctcgccccgccgctgcttcTCACCGCCAATGaggggagagcggcgggggggggggggggggaagggaggcagta
This genomic window from Setaria viridis chromosome 8, Setaria_viridis_v4.0, whole genome shotgun sequence contains:
- the LOC117866414 gene encoding non-specific lipid-transfer protein 1 gives rise to the protein MAPMRKMQAVFALAMVFAAAALVASSSAAITCGQVASSLAPCIPYATGNANAMPSGCCGGVRSLNSAARTSADRQAACRCLKSLAGSIKKLNMGTVAGIPGKCGVSVPFPISMSTDCNKVS